The Mastacembelus armatus chromosome 24, fMasArm1.2, whole genome shotgun sequence sequence GACATAACAAGAAACTTCCCGTGGGGCTTTTCAGGAATCAGGATCATGACACACAGGATGAGCCTCTTGATATCTATGATGATAGTTTTGATGTCATGATAGGAATACAGCCATCCCAGTAGTGATGCTCCTTGTTCACTAAATCCTCTTTGCTCCATGTGATGTCATTTTGCATGTGAAGGCCATGCCAGTGGTATGTGCTAACCATGGGGGTACTTTTGAACAAGCGACACCACGGCTTTAGAATTTCTGCAATAGCTGATTACAGAACAGACATGCTTGTCCCTGAGACACATATCTGTGCATGCCTATCTATTATCAGACATGAAGGAAACGGCCCTGGCATTACATCAGTGTTGTTCAAGATTTTAGTGTTGGAACGATTCACTGAGCTTGTTTGCGGTCTGCTTCTTCTGAGTGGTTTGttatggaaaataataaaactaaacaaacactCTGTGAATTAGAAGACCCGCTCTAGAGCCACATATGTTTATTAATGGGCCTTTTAAAATTTATTGCCTTTAAAGTTTTATGCAAACCACATTATTTCTGACTCAATCACTGGTCACAGACAATGCGGCACCACTGAAACTGAAGAAACCAAGGAGCTGTCATCACACAGCAGTGGTATATGAGTGATATGGGAGTGGGAATAGAACAATACATCGGGGAAAGACACTCACAATAACAGGTCATTCAAATCATTTAAGTCCAGGTCAATACAAGAATCATCAAAAATGGTCAGGGGTTTTGAATACGGcaactgcacatacacacgACAATGGCTTGCTACTTTTCTTTAGAGACAAAGAAAAcggatgtgtgtttgcaggtagTTCTCTGCTGTCAGCTCCCCAGACAGACCTGTAGAGCAGGCTTCACGCTCTCTTATCTGCTGCCAGCTGGTCTGACAAGACATTTGTCTCACTTACCTCACATCGACCACGTGACGCCGTGAGAGCGTGGCCCCAGGAGAGCCAGTTTAATTTGTTccactgtagtttttaaaaaaatgatttgcattTAAACTGACTGGAAGATTAGAAAACTCACACGGAGGGAGCTGGGTTGTCACCAAGCTAGAGACTCAAGAGTTTAAAGTTTGActgagcagcaacagcagcagcaggacgaCTGGATGAGGCGGTAAATGCTTGGGTAAATACATTTTGGCAGCCTCAACACGGTGATTCAACAATGTCTCCTGTCACAGGACACAAGAAGAAAAGCCCTGGACTTTCCTCTCCAGAGGGAAACAGGTTTCTGAGCAAAGAGAAGAACAAGTCTGCCCTGATGAGAGGAACAGTTAATCACTATGGTGGCAGATGTCAAAGCAGTGTGTCCTGCCTTTATGCATTATAGCTGACACAAATATCCAACTCTCTCTCaacatatattaatatatagtTAAATTAACcggaaatgtatttttgttttaaagttgtttATCATATAAATATTTGGGAAGTTTCAGAACTACCCAACATTGCTGATCTCAAAACAGGGGCTTGTTTCTGCAATGGCACCCAGCAGCCAGGCAAGGTAAccttcactctgcagctcaATCTTATCTGTGAACACAATTTAGTGTGGAGGAGGCTGAGCACCGCTGACCATGAACGGATTCTGTTTTCTTGAGTTTGCACGTCTGTTATTACCAGTGTATGTGAcactttgcatatttttaaaaacacgtCCTCAGAGTTAGCATTTTCTTTCAGTCATTAGGTTGAACTGGCCTCTCACTGCTGGATTTGGATGTGTTTGTACAAACAGGTTATTAGGTATATTTTGAGCATTAAGGAGAATGCAATAAAGTTCTGCATTACGAGTCCCCAAGGTAAAGTCTGATAACAAACAGTCAAGGTAAACTGAtaggaaaacacacattattatCAGCACACAAATGCCCAAAGGAAAAAAGAATTTTCCTTCACTACCTTAAATGCTTGTGAAGAGTAAAATACTCAGTGGAGGAAAAATAAGCAGCAGgggaaaatgtaaatacatgttCTGCAGGAAGACGCCTATAAAcacactgtgcatgtgcagctgGTAAAACTCCCTCTGACATTACCGGTAAGACAGGGAgggttgtttctttttttttttttttttgagattcAAATCCAAACTGACATCAAGTTACACCTGCCTGTATGGACTGGTAGGAAAGGAAGAGTGCATAAACTGACACGTCTCAAACAATACCATGACGCTTTCTTCCTTTGGCACTTGACAGCCAGAAACTCAATACAGACAAATgacaatacaaatacacaatgaAGAATCATGGCATTATATGAAAACAGTTTCCATTGGGTCATCTGCCAACAAGCATTGGCAAACTATTGCTTTTTTTACAGATTATTGATATGTATAAAATCCACTGTTATATCTATTTTTTGTTGGACTTATTGTTTCCAATGACTTTAAGGATTAGTTCTGCTTTTTGGAAATGGGCTATGCACTTTACATGTAGCTGGAGCTAGCTTTTGGTtaacttagcttagcattaaGACTGGAAATAGGTCAACAACTAGCCTGGCTCTGTGGGAAAGTAAAAAGAGATGATTCCAGTCTAACTCATCCATTTTACAAAATGATGAACAGTTCCTTTAACTTACCTCACAACATCTGAGTTTATCattcttgttttcatgtttgtgcagatattaatgtgtgtgtgtgtgtgcactacaGGTGGTAAAGAGGCAACTCCCTATCTCAGTGGGGCTCCGacccttcctctctccctgaACCATGAAGTTCctacacaaacactgcagccaTGCTAATAGAGAACAACATAAGTTTTATAAAGCACAGATTTAATGAAAACCAGCAGTAACAGCGAAGGCATCAAGAGTTCAGTATTTACTGCATTTACAGGGAAGTATTTTGAAGTACCAAACATCCAAAGGAATACTATAAATGAACCACAAACATTAATGTGCAATTACAGCCCTATAATAAACAGAGCTAATTAACAGTCCACACCTCTGGCTGAGGAAAGCTTCACTGTGCTTTTGTCCTGACAAACCTCTACCCCACCTATGATTTACACATAGGGGGGGTTGCTGGTTTATGAGACCGATCCAGAAGCCCTGAGGTGTTACTCTGTCACCCCCAGGTTTTCTCCTCTGCCTGGTTCCTAGCTGCTTCGCACCTCCAGGAGGTACCATTATCCTGTCAGAGGGCCACTCTTCACAGCAGCGTAACACTTCGTTCTGTGAAAATCACacactgctgcttgttttgttgGCCTGTGGAGTATAGAGTTCCCACACAGCTCTGACTGTAAGCTGCAGATGGTCATCGAGAATAAGAATAGCTGGAAAAAACCAGGCCTGGAGGGGAAAAACAGGCGGAGTTTGAGCTGTAGGCAACAGAGACCCATTAAACTATTAATCAAATTgttataaattatttatacCCCAAAGCATTATGTGGGCCAATGCTTTCTCAATGCTTCCCCCctggttaaaataaataaataaataaaacactgataaaaattCAATCGTTGACATGGTTTATATCTATGTAGTACTTCGTCTAAACAAAGTAATTCACAGTAAACACTCTATACATACTCTCTGTACCTGACTCAGTTCTGTTAAGTTTCTTTGCTTCGGTTTAATCCAAAAGTACTTGACATTTACAttaactgtgaaataaaaaataaagttgagAGCTAATTTCAGAAATGTAGAGCTTGCATCATGATTTTCATAGTGGGACAATGCTGTTGTGTCACTACAGAAAGTTGGGACTGAAAAAGTAGTGTCAGGTCAGCATTGTGttcttaaacattttattgtgaaaatttATTAAGGGGTAAGGCCTCTCAAAAAGGCATGTTATTGTCATTTGTCGACTACAAAACAAGGTTCTGACATTGTTCCTACACACTGCCACTATCATCTGTGAGTGACCTTGAGTAACATCTGAAAACAGGTCTGGTGATATAAACAGTCAACACACAACCGAGGTAAACGTGACAAACTACCTCCAAGAGATGAAGGTTATGAGGAAGTGAATATATATTTGAGGAAGGAAGTGtggacatttatttataaaaatgtactgtgtacatagtatatatatatatatcaccacAAATGTAAACATCTCCTTTCACGTGTCCTTTTTAAAGCTTTCTGTGAAAATTCAAAACCATTTATAACAGTGAAAAAACTAGaacatattttctgtaaatCTGAACTAGTCATTCACAAATCTAATTTCCAAAAACCTGATTAAAACTGTCTCAAGTTAGTGTAGGTGTGATGCTGCCCCCTACTGGGAAAGAAAGGTAAAGCGCCTCAAAAACACCATCTCTTAGTGATAGCAAGTAATTAGggaacattcatttttaatgcattttatcaAATTTATTTTATCAAACATGTTATATTATGTATTATAAATATACAGACACTGGCATAATTAGTGAATTTAAAACTACATTCTTAAATACCTAATAAATATTTCTTATCTTTTAATAACATGTCAGTTAAAAGGTTTGACTGCAGATTTAAATAAGTTGTCAAAGACAAGTGAAGACATTCAAGTAAAAAGCAgaacaaattacaaaataaagtaattaatacaCAAATATTGGTGTAAAATGTGGCAACATTATCTTTGTATTCAACTAATTACATTTACCTCATGTCTCTGTATTTCAGGTGAAAAATATGCTGTACaacaataaagacatgaaaaatacACCAGACCAGAAACATGACTGATGTGTGACTTGTGTGTCATCGGCACTTTGAAAGAATCTCCTGACAGCTTTTGTAAACCTTCACCAAGCAGTTGAGACGTGGTTTTGAACTCTGAAAGACGAAACAGAAACATGTTACTGTGAACAACGCTGTGTCAATCACAAGCTTTTATACAAGAGGTTCACCAGAAACAGAACACAGAAACTAATCTGTGTAACTCAAGTGTCTTTCTGAGATATGGGTTCACTTTGCTCATCCTCACCTGAAACAGTGGCACAACACTTGACACTTCATTAGGTTCTGAGGGGTCCTTCAACAGTACACAGAGGTAGTAGATGATCTGATGCTGAAATAAATGCAttacacacaaactgaacagcAGTATCTACAATGATGGTACAAATGAGGTAAAAACAGGCCTAAATCTTCTTATTCACCATGTAAATGGCTTCATTGATGACAATGTCCTTGATCTTGCTCATCTCAATGAACGTGGTGGTCTCGCGGCCTGAGGCGTAGCTGGAGGACAGCTGAATGCCCAGGGAGCCAATGACGAGCAGGGACTCCTGGTCTACTTTCACAAAGTGGATGTGAAGCACCATGCCGAGCAGGGTGACGAGTATAGCACTGGACAGAACAGCCGTGTTCTACAGGAGAGGGAAAGGCATTTATGTGCAAGTCTTGTTGTGGACATGTGGAGTCAAATGTATTGACATTGAtagagcacatttaaaaacagactctgaccaaagaaagaaaataaatgttgccCTTCAGGTCTGGTTAAATACAAAaagaatcattttattttgaagaggtGTGACtccttttaaataaacaaaacgcaacaaatgtgaatgtgaattacGACTTTATGGTTTTGTCAGTGAGTAAGTAATGTGGTGTGTATCATATGGTCAAGACGATAAAGCCTTTTAAACTGCACAACGTTAAtgcctgtctgtctcacctcaGTGAAGAAGAACACGGAGTATGCCAGCAGCCAAACACAGCAGGTGTACACCATCACCTTGGCGACGGACACTTTTGGGGAGCTGACGGTGAACTCCCTGCACAAACTAGAGTGACTCTGACAACCCAGAGATATGGCTTTGCCACTGATGTCCGTGAAGGTTTCATCTTCCATCATGAACAGGTAGGTTAGCTTTAATGAGCTAACGCTGGGCTCCGACAGCCAAGGTCAGCGGCTAATGACGACCAGCAGCggtgtttttttcctcagcGCAGTGAAAAGGAAATTATTCGtgtataaatattatatatctgtttactgaacacacaacaccactttgttctttttaaacaagatgaaaaactaaaaagaaagggggaaaaaacacaccGACTATTCAGAGGACAAGAGTAACTTGATTGGTGCCACATTCAAACGTCACACTGGGTGCACTCGTTATAGACACCACAGTGTCCCGGCAACATGTAAGCGAGGACAAGGTGGTTAACATACGTAAAGTGCAAAGGGAAAATGGCGGCGGCGAACAAAGCCCTCCATTAAATCCATCGTAATTGAAATGTTAACGAGAAAacacatataataaaataattgagATTACCACGATACGTGCTAATGTCAGCTATATCTCCGTCCGCGTACGCAAGCTCCGGTGTACGACGGCGGAATTCAAAGTTCCCCATACATCAGCTGGAAGGTGCAAAGCATTATGGGCAGCTGGTAGGTCAGAAAGATTATAATTATTAtgttattagattagattagattaataTGATTATCAGACTACTTTTAGACACCATGTGCGGAGCATAAACTGGTAAATCTACTAAAAACCCGAAGACGGCACTGATTTGGCGCTCGTTTTCTATGCAACGACCAACGCCTTCATTACCCaaaatgcattgtgttttttaaaatgacttttgaCCTCTGGGTAAAAACAAGCCGATCAGCTGATGTAAACGCGACAACATCCACAGCGGTGTGCGGAAAAAACGGCCGAAGTCGCTTTAGCCAAGTGAACTGTGCGAGGCATGAGGTCGGGCAGTGGACGTGTCCGCTTTTAGGCAGGCAGCACTTTGGTCAAACAGCCAGCCGTCGTCCGTCGTGTGTCATTTTGGGAAGCTAAACAAAGCCTATGCCTATTTATTACAGCGTATTTGGGGTGATATAACGAGCTGCCGAGCTTCTTTAAATAGCAGCTATCGTCTTACTAAAAGTAGACAGGAGATGCAGGGGAGCTGGCTACTGGGCCAAAAcctaaaataattattagtgTGGACTAGTGTGTTTGAGATTGCTGCCTGGACTGGCTCTGCTACAGACTGGATGTCCTGACTGATGTTAAACTGTAATAAGGTACTCTAAGCTGACCTATAGTCTAGTATAGTGTTATAGACAGTATTGCACATGATTGATTTGACTGTCTAGAGGATTTGGTCATATCTGGTCATAGAGATTTGCTTAACCGTGCCTTAAAATTGTGTTCATCCTAGTCGTTCTCAGTAATACATTGTCAACACCAAGAGTATCTCCCTGACCTGTCAGGCTTGAGATGAGCGGTCAAGGTCCAGCTATAGATAAAGGAATGAACACAATCCTGGTCTGTCAAGAGAGCTACGCCTGTGGGGGTTCAGATGAGGCTGCGTTTGAATGTGATGAATGTGGTAGTCTGCAGTGTGCCCGCTGTGAGCTGGAGCTCCATCGCCAGGAGCGGATGAGGAATCACGACCGGGTCCGGATTGCACCAGGTCACGTTCCTTTCTGTGACTCTTGTAAAAATGAGAGCAGCTGCTCTGTCAATGGTGGACGGCTCAGAGCGGTGGTGCGCTGCCAGGGTTGTAAGGTCAACCTGTGTTTGGACTGCCAGAAACGTACCCACGGTGGAGCTAACAAGAGGAAGCACCCTCTGACACCATATCCACCTGCCAAATCTCCCCAGGAGAACAGTGTTGCTGCTGGGGAGTCGGAGATTGAGATCATGAAAGCCATGTTGGAGAAGGTGTGCAGCTTCCTTTTGGTGGACGAGAAGGAGGAGATGCAGGTAGATGCCTGAGCGCATGTTTCACTCTTTGGATAGCTTCATTAATGTGCTGTTATGGTGATGTGGCTGATGTTGTGTGGATTCTCAGGTGAAGGATGAGGAGGACTTCGTCAGCAGACTGGGCTGCAGGCCAGATGAGCTCCTCAAGGTTGTCTCTATCTTTGGAAACACAGGGGAGGGCAAGTCC is a genomic window containing:
- the pigh gene encoding phosphatidylinositol N-acetylglucosaminyltransferase subunit H, whose product is MMEDETFTDISGKAISLGCQSHSSLCREFTVSSPKVSVAKVMVYTCCVWLLAYSVFFFTENTAVLSSAILVTLLGMVLHIHFVKVDQESLLVIGSLGIQLSSSYASGRETTTFIEMSKIKDIVINEAIYMHQIIYYLCVLLKDPSEPNEVSSVVPLFQSSKPRLNCLVKVYKSCQEILSKCR